The following coding sequences lie in one Lolium perenne isolate Kyuss_39 chromosome 2, Kyuss_2.0, whole genome shotgun sequence genomic window:
- the LOC127336870 gene encoding uncharacterized protein, with protein MQAAASWSKRLRGHLCAAASFHSTPVSPAKWKSKWDCKHEHGERKLSKKYERYVVRQKRAEGKKALKDYLLYGKSTPHVQNDSVGSFANSHNLPRFKTFRKRPQDHSSTKSGQGVHHQRKNKKDKAKFYNFFYETRYVNPENIFETMFGEERGFTWSNMSWEGFHFKDSSSGFRQTGESRRQRFVASDSEDESDDDMGETTGIGSHAHRVTLGLPACGPLTLDDVKTAFRASALRWHPDKHPGSSQAVAEEKFKLCVNAYNSLCTVLKAA; from the exons ATGCAGGCCGCCGCGTCGTGGAGCAAGAGGCTGCGAGGCCATCTCTGCGCCGCGGCTTCGTTCCACTCCACGCCCGTCTCTCCCGCCAAGTGGAAATCCAAGTGGGATTGCAAG CATGAGCATGGAGAACGGAAACTGTCCAAG AAATATGAGCGATATGTTGTTCGCCAAAAACGAGCAGAAGGAAAGAAGGCCCTGAAAGATTACCTTCTCTATGGAAAGTCAACACCTCATGTACAA AATGATAGTGTGGGCAGCTTTGCCAATTCACACAATCTTCCACGATTCAAAACCTTCAGAAAAAGACCTCAGGATCACAGTTCAACAAAGTCTGGACAAGGAGTGCACCATCAAAGAAAGA ACAAAAAGGACAAGGCGAAATTCTACAATTTTTTCTACGAGACCCGTTACGTGAACCCCGAAAACATTTTTGAAACAATGTTTGGTGAGGAGCGAGGCTTTACATGGTCCAATATGTCATGGGAGGGTTTTCACTTCAAAGACTCATCGTCTGGATTCAGACAGACCGGTGAATCCCGAAGACAAAGATTTGTAGCAAGTGATAGCGAAGACGAAAGCGACGATGACATGGGTGAAACAACCGGCATCGGCTCACATGCGCACAGGGTCACCCTTGGATTACCAGCATGTGGTCCACTAACCCTAGATGATGTCAAAACAGC CTTCCGCGCATCTGCTCTGAGGTGGCACCCCGACAAACACCCGGGCTCTTCACAG GCCGTTGCCGAGGAGAAGTTTAAGCTCTGTGTCAACGCGTACAACTCTCTCTGCACAGTCCTCAAGGCCGCCTAA
- the LOC127336872 gene encoding golgin candidate 2, translating into MAGWISSKLKAAETLLHQIDQQAADTLGKSSSASDLTALHQPPSSSASAILDSPAPRRPPPATPPPSLGLRLAARRHSQPPPPPPSAPRRSASAAADLSAQDRPAGEPAGSVKAEDDRRDRGEDGKGDPSESGSGSDEDSDGSGSDDSEEERRREEERTRRRAERLAAMAARAIAEREEAVARLEGEKTSLEKLLAMREKEQAQEASELQTSMIETMEATEIEKQRHHSTRMEALVRLAELEVTNAELAKSLAREQWNLEVQVDQVAHLREEVDLKTFAQDKYKRKIAKIQKTSAPLVDEIESLRRLKLEDEIIDAEYTQTCDRIVSLKDKARKIEENIELTRRDMVQPTEVETELKKRLDQLTDRLIQKQMQVESLSSEKSTLVLRIEAVSRSLDSNATSSSSIDIETGTWQHSYSSPRLRDRIRTGQQHLGSAIRQLDSIFSAGHIFLRWNPRAQVGAAVYLVCLHIWVLYIMSSHPAVPDTRSGATFSLESINKTSI; encoded by the exons ATGGCGGGATGGATCTCCTCGAAGCTCAAAGCGGCGGAAACCCTCCTCCACCAA ATCGACCAGCAGGCGGCGGACACGCTCGGCaagtcctcctccgcctccgacCTCACCGCCCTCCACCAgcctccctcctcctccgcctccgcgaTCCTCGACTCCCCCGCCCCGCGCAGGCCGCCGCCCGCGACCCCGCCTCCCTCCCTCGGCCTCCGCCTCGCCGCCAGGCGCCACTCCCAGCCTCCCCCGCCGCCTCCCTCCGCGccccgccgctccgcctccgccGCGGCGGATCTCTCGGCGCAGGATCGGCCCGCTGGCGAGCCTGCGGGGTCGGTCAAGGCGGAGGATGATCGGAGGGATCGAGGGGAGGACGGGAAGGGAGACCCGTCTGAGAGCGGGAGCGGGAGCGATGAGGATTCGGATGGGTCCGGGAGCGACGATTCCGAGGAAGAGCGGCGGAGGGAGGAGGAGAGGACCCGGCGACGGGCTGAGCGGCTCGCGGCGATGGCCGCAAGAGCGATCGCGGAGAGGGAGGAGGCCGTGGCGAGGCTCGAGGGGGAGAAGACCAGTCTGGAGAAGCTGCTCGCCATGCGCGAGAAGGAGCAAGCTCAGGAG GCTTCAGAGTTGCAGACTAGTATGATTGAAACTATGGAAGCTACAGAGATAGAGAAACAACGGCATCACAGCACTAGAATGGAAGCCCTTGTGCGATTGGCTGAGCTTGAG GTTACAAATGCAGAGCTTGCAAAATCACTTGCCAGGGAACAGTGGAATTTGGAAGTTCAG GTTGATCAAGTGGCTCATCTTCGAGAGGAAGTTGATTTGAAGACTTTCGCTCAAGATA AATACAAGAGAAAGATAGCAAAGATACAGAAGACAAGCGCCCCTTTGGTTGATGAA ATAGAATCCTTGAGAAGATTAAAGTTGGAAGACGAAATTATTGATGCAGAATACACTCAAACCTGTGATAGAATTGTCAGCTTGAAAGACAAG GCAAGGAAGATTGAGGAAAATATTGAGCTGACAAGAAGGGACATGGTGCAACCTACAGAGGTGGAAACTGAACTCAAGAAGAGGCTTGATCAACTCACTGATCGGTTGATTCAGAAACAAATGCAG GTTGAGTCCCTATCTTCAGAGAAGTCAACTTTGGTACTGAGAATCGAG GCTGTTTCTAGATCGCTCGACAGTAATGCCACTTCAAGCTCCTCGATAGACATAGAAACTGGTACATGGCAACATTCATACTCTTCGCCAAGGCTGCGTGACCGGATACGGACGGGGCAGCAGCATCTGGGATCCGCGATACGGCAGCTCGACTCCATCTTCTCGGCTGGCCATATCTTCTTGAGGTGGAACCCTAGGGCGCAGGTCGGGGCTGCGGTGTACCTGGTGTGCCTCCACATATGGGTCCTGTACATAATGTCTTCACATCCAGCAGTGCCGGACACCCGCTCCGGTGCTACATTCTCTTTGGAGTCGATAAACAAGACTAGTATTTAA
- the LOC127336871 gene encoding uncharacterized protein — protein MDRQHHRLVTGTREAAATGDAPPSYIGAGGVDVVSRDAAAQALGAVVQLHFDKTVEKKRGADAQKQELWRLYLAFLLVLSVLLSGVAASPPGRLQCRHLWAPAGLLSLAHLAFYAAVAHHLRCLNGFRYQRRCHKLTLALAADRLRMLKSAGEVVAAADVEVPYQEPHQGYLGKFRRSWAVHFAFLIATFAFSVAAAVAILCF, from the coding sequence ATGGATCGGCAGCACCACCGGCTGGTGACCGGaacgcgggaggcggcggcgacgggggaCGCGCCGCCGTCCTACATCGGCGCCGGCGGCGTGGACGTAGTCTCCCGCGACGCGGCGGCGCAGGCCCTGGGCGCCGTGGTCCAGCTCCACTTCGACAAGACCGTGGAGAAGAAGCGCGGCGCGGACGCGCAGAAGCAGGAGCTGTGGCGCCTCTACCTGGCCTTCCTGCTGGTGCTCTCCGTGCTGCTCTCCGGCGTGGCCGCCTCGCCGCCCGGCCGCCTCCAGTGCCGCCACCTCTGGGCGCCCGCGGGGCTGCTCTCCCTCGCGCACCTCGCCTTCTACGCCGCCGTCGCGCACCACCTCCGCTGCCTCAACGGCTTCCGCTACCAGCGCCGCTGCCACAAGCTCACGCTCGCCCTGGCCGCCGACCGCCTGCGGATGCTCAAGTCGGCCGGGGAGGTCGTGGCGGCGGCCGACGTCGAGGTGCCCTACCAGGAGCCGCATCAGGGGTACCTGGGCAAGTTCAGGCGCAGCTGGGCCGTCCACTTCGCCTTCCTCATCGCCACATTTGCGTTCTCCGTCGCCGCCGCAGTCGCCATCCTCTGCTTCTAG